From Pontibacter actiniarum, a single genomic window includes:
- a CDS encoding MmcQ/YjbR family DNA-binding protein yields the protein MNIEEFREYCLSKPGAAEETPFDEDTLVFKVCGKIFALCSIAAFGEGVNLKCAPERALELRERYAQVKPGYHMNKAHWNTVLPEAGLPDELLRQWVDDSYRLVAAKLNKAQKLELGLGLTA from the coding sequence GTGAATATTGAGGAGTTCAGAGAGTACTGCCTGTCTAAGCCGGGCGCTGCGGAGGAAACCCCCTTTGACGAGGATACGCTGGTATTTAAAGTATGCGGTAAGATCTTTGCCTTGTGCAGCATAGCAGCGTTCGGCGAGGGTGTAAACCTGAAGTGCGCGCCGGAGCGGGCTCTGGAGCTGCGCGAGCGCTATGCGCAGGTAAAACCCGGCTACCACATGAACAAGGCGCACTGGAATACCGTGCTGCCGGAGGCTGGCTTGCCTGACGAGCTGCTGCGGCAGTGGGTTGACGATTCGTACCGGCTGGTTGCGGCCAAGCTCAACAAAGCACAGAAACTGGAACTCGGGCTGGGCCTGACTGCCTAA
- a CDS encoding MarR family winged helix-turn-helix transcriptional regulator: protein MILEKEIAIGSFRNDWQKASMSIIYTYGMLNNGYEGFFKKHNLTTQQYNALRILRDQFPKPVSTSFLREKMLDKMSDASRLVSRLSAKGLVTVTQNPSDKRLVNILISPEGQQICQEIDQDLPNLDALLQGLTEEEAGTLAELLAKVRESIKTVEDRVSAPEKMSA from the coding sequence ATGATCCTAGAGAAAGAAATTGCCATCGGTTCCTTTCGGAACGATTGGCAGAAAGCAAGCATGAGTATCATTTACACGTATGGGATGCTGAACAATGGGTATGAAGGTTTCTTTAAGAAACATAACCTGACGACTCAACAGTACAATGCCTTGCGTATTTTAAGAGACCAATTCCCGAAGCCGGTCTCCACGTCTTTCCTCCGCGAGAAGATGCTGGACAAGATGTCTGACGCCTCCCGGCTGGTAAGCAGGCTTAGCGCGAAAGGGTTAGTAACTGTAACGCAGAATCCCTCAGACAAGCGCCTCGTGAACATCCTGATCTCTCCTGAGGGGCAGCAGATATGCCAGGAAATAGATCAGGACCTCCCTAACCTGGATGCACTGTTGCAAGGGCTGACGGAGGAGGAAGCGGGCACATTGGCGGAACTGTTGGCAAAGGTTAGAGAATCTATCAAAACGGTGGAGGACAGAGTTTCCGCACCTGAGAAGATGAGCGCCTAA
- the leuS gene encoding leucine--tRNA ligase has protein sequence MSEYNFNQIEKKWQRYWEENQTFKATATSDKPKYYALDMFPYPSGAGLHVGHPLGYIASDIVSRYKRLKGFNVLHPMGFDAFGLPAEQYAIQTGQHPAITTEQNIKRYVEQLKNIGFSFDWEREIRTSEPNYYKWTQWIFMQLFNSYYNYSTDKAEPIDALVRVFELSGNEQVNAACDEDTPAFSSEDWNNFNEQQKSEMLLKYRLTYVAEAVVNWCPALGTVLANDEVVGGVSERGGYPVERKKMRQWMMRITAYAERLLQGLEDIDWPEPIKEMQRNWIGKSVGAELDFSIENAADKIKVFTTRIDTIFGVSFVVLAPEHELVEQITTDAQRAAVEEYVQVAKNRSERERMTDVKTVSGVFTGAYAVNPISGDKVQIWIADYVLAGYGTGAVMAVPGHDSRDYAFAKHFGLPIPQVVEGGNIEEEAYAGKEGKIINSGFLNGLEVKEAIKAGIAKAEELGVGKGRTQYRMRDAVFSRQRYWGEPVPVYFKDGVPHLIREEELPLELPKIDAYLPTETGEPPLGRAVDWKYDNQYEYELSTMPGWAGSSWYWYRYMDPQNDSAFADEDIIKYWRNVDLYIGGSEHATGHLLYSRFWNKFMYDLGLVVEQEPFKKLINQGMIQGRSNFVYRINGTNKYVSFGLKDQYETSQLHVDVNIVENDVLDLEAFKNWRAENADAEFILEDGKYICGVEIEKMSKSKYNVVNPDDIVDRQGADTLRMYEMFLGPLEQFKPWNTNGMDGVHKFLKKYWKLFFSKEGNLQVTDEQPTAEELKSLHKTIKKVEEDIERFSFNTSVSTFMICVNELTQLKCHKRAILEPLTVILSPYAPHITEELWEQLGHQESISYAGFPQWKEEYLVENTFEYPVSVNGKMRAKLTFALDAPREEIEKAVLAEEQVTKFFEGKAPKKIVYVPNKIINVVV, from the coding sequence ATGTCAGAGTACAATTTCAACCAGATTGAGAAAAAGTGGCAGCGGTACTGGGAAGAAAACCAGACCTTTAAAGCCACCGCCACCAGTGATAAGCCCAAATACTACGCCCTGGACATGTTCCCGTACCCCTCCGGTGCCGGGCTGCATGTCGGCCACCCGCTTGGCTACATTGCCTCTGACATCGTGAGCCGCTACAAGCGCCTGAAAGGCTTTAACGTGCTGCACCCAATGGGCTTCGACGCCTTTGGCCTCCCGGCCGAGCAGTATGCTATCCAAACCGGGCAGCACCCGGCTATTACCACCGAGCAAAACATTAAGCGCTATGTGGAGCAGCTAAAGAACATCGGCTTTTCCTTCGACTGGGAGCGCGAGATCCGTACCTCCGAGCCAAACTACTACAAATGGACGCAGTGGATCTTCATGCAGCTGTTCAACAGCTATTACAACTACAGCACCGACAAAGCGGAGCCGATAGATGCGCTGGTACGCGTGTTTGAGCTAAGCGGAAACGAGCAGGTAAACGCTGCCTGCGATGAAGATACGCCAGCCTTTTCATCAGAAGACTGGAACAACTTTAACGAGCAGCAGAAGTCGGAAATGCTGCTGAAATATAGATTGACCTACGTTGCCGAAGCCGTGGTGAACTGGTGCCCTGCCCTGGGCACCGTACTCGCCAACGACGAAGTGGTGGGCGGTGTGTCGGAGCGTGGCGGTTACCCGGTGGAGCGCAAGAAAATGCGCCAGTGGATGATGCGCATCACGGCCTACGCGGAGCGCCTGCTACAGGGCCTGGAGGACATCGACTGGCCGGAGCCAATTAAAGAGATGCAGCGCAACTGGATCGGCAAATCGGTGGGTGCCGAGCTGGACTTCTCCATTGAAAATGCCGCAGACAAGATCAAGGTCTTCACAACGCGCATCGATACTATTTTCGGCGTTTCGTTTGTGGTGCTGGCGCCGGAGCATGAGCTGGTAGAGCAGATCACGACTGATGCACAGCGCGCCGCCGTGGAAGAGTACGTGCAGGTAGCCAAAAACCGCTCCGAACGCGAGCGCATGACGGACGTAAAAACCGTGAGCGGCGTGTTTACCGGTGCCTATGCTGTAAACCCTATCTCAGGCGATAAAGTACAGATCTGGATTGCCGACTACGTACTGGCTGGTTACGGTACAGGTGCCGTCATGGCCGTGCCGGGCCACGACAGCCGCGACTATGCCTTCGCCAAGCACTTTGGCCTGCCGATTCCGCAGGTGGTAGAGGGTGGTAACATAGAGGAGGAAGCTTACGCAGGAAAAGAAGGCAAGATCATCAACTCCGGTTTCCTGAACGGGCTGGAAGTGAAAGAAGCCATAAAAGCTGGTATAGCCAAAGCCGAAGAGCTGGGCGTAGGCAAGGGCCGCACACAGTACCGCATGCGCGATGCCGTGTTCAGCCGCCAGCGCTACTGGGGCGAGCCGGTACCGGTGTACTTCAAAGACGGCGTGCCGCACCTGATCCGGGAAGAGGAACTGCCGTTGGAGCTGCCAAAAATTGATGCGTACCTGCCAACCGAAACCGGCGAGCCGCCGCTTGGCCGCGCCGTGGACTGGAAGTATGACAACCAGTATGAGTATGAGCTGAGCACCATGCCGGGCTGGGCCGGCAGCAGCTGGTACTGGTACCGCTACATGGACCCGCAGAACGACAGCGCCTTTGCCGATGAAGACATCATCAAGTACTGGCGCAATGTGGACCTGTACATCGGCGGTTCTGAGCACGCCACAGGCCACCTGCTGTACTCACGCTTCTGGAACAAGTTCATGTATGACCTGGGGCTGGTAGTGGAACAGGAGCCGTTTAAAAAGCTCATCAACCAGGGTATGATCCAGGGCCGCTCCAACTTTGTGTACCGCATCAACGGCACCAACAAGTATGTTTCCTTCGGGTTGAAAGACCAGTATGAAACATCGCAGCTGCACGTGGACGTGAACATTGTGGAGAACGATGTGCTGGACCTGGAGGCCTTCAAGAACTGGCGAGCTGAGAACGCAGACGCCGAGTTCATACTGGAAGATGGAAAGTACATCTGCGGCGTGGAGATCGAGAAGATGTCGAAGTCGAAGTACAACGTGGTGAATCCGGACGACATCGTGGATCGACAGGGAGCCGACACACTGCGCATGTACGAAATGTTCCTGGGGCCGCTGGAGCAGTTTAAGCCCTGGAACACCAACGGCATGGACGGCGTGCACAAGTTCCTGAAGAAGTACTGGAAGCTGTTCTTCAGCAAAGAGGGAAACCTGCAGGTTACGGATGAGCAACCGACGGCAGAAGAACTGAAGTCGCTGCACAAAACGATCAAGAAAGTGGAGGAAGACATTGAGCGCTTCTCGTTCAACACCTCCGTTTCCACCTTTATGATCTGCGTGAACGAGCTGACACAGCTTAAGTGCCACAAGCGCGCCATCCTGGAGCCGCTCACCGTCATCCTCTCCCCTTACGCCCCGCACATCACCGAGGAGCTGTGGGAGCAGCTGGGCCATCAGGAGAGCATCAGCTATGCCGGGTTCCCGCAGTGGAAGGAGGAGTACCTGGTGGAGAACACGTTTGAGTACCCGGTATCGGTAAACGGGAAAATGCGCGCCAAACTTACCTTTGCCCTGGATGCGCCGCGCGAGGAGATAGAGAAGGCCGTGCTGGCAGAGGAGCAGGTAACCAAGTTCTTTGAAGGAAAAGCACCAAAGAAAATAGTTTACGTGCCTAACAAAATCATAAACGTGGTAGTATAA
- a CDS encoding DsbA family protein produces MEQKKHDLLDIIHLIYVMDPMCSWCYGFAPVIKQLVAEEQGKLQFKLVMGGLRPGTERPLEQQMKESIKHHWQDVEKITEQPFDYSFFDRDDFVYDTEPGCRAVVTMRYLMPEKEFDMAEAVQSAFYAKNNDVTKPEVLASIAATFGVEEDAFLEQFVSQEMKEKTQQDFTIARHLQATAFPSLYLLNGTSIHLISRGYRPYDGMKAHLERVLQQLAPDQNPLEE; encoded by the coding sequence ATGGAACAGAAGAAACACGACCTACTCGATATTATTCACCTGATTTATGTGATGGACCCGATGTGCTCCTGGTGCTACGGCTTTGCCCCGGTTATCAAGCAACTGGTGGCAGAGGAGCAGGGGAAGCTGCAGTTTAAGCTGGTAATGGGCGGCCTGCGCCCCGGCACCGAGCGCCCGCTGGAGCAGCAGATGAAGGAAAGCATCAAACACCACTGGCAGGACGTGGAGAAGATCACAGAGCAGCCTTTCGACTACAGCTTTTTTGATCGAGACGATTTTGTATACGATACAGAGCCGGGTTGCCGTGCCGTGGTAACCATGCGCTACCTGATGCCGGAAAAGGAGTTTGACATGGCAGAGGCGGTGCAAAGCGCTTTCTACGCCAAGAACAACGATGTAACCAAACCGGAGGTGCTGGCCAGCATAGCTGCCACGTTCGGGGTGGAGGAAGACGCGTTCCTGGAGCAGTTCGTATCGCAGGAGATGAAGGAGAAAACGCAGCAGGACTTTACCATTGCCCGTCACCTGCAGGCCACGGCTTTCCCGAGTTTGTACTTGCTTAACGGCACCAGCATTCACCTGATCAGCCGTGGCTACCGCCCTTACGACGGCATGAAGGCCCACCTGGAGCGCGTACTGCAGCAGCTGGCCCCAGATCAGAACCCTTTAGAGGAATAG
- a CDS encoding DUF1003 domain-containing protein has product MSHHREPFGVCQVTKKRLPHHLLLPGKAIRHHVLQLIKADYPDFDEEKYIAADVVAKYRKLYLEQLLRQELGELTELEEEVVRSINREELLSSNVEEDLKGQISLGDRMADRIASFGGSWTFILIFFSFLLLWMVVNVYVLATRPFDPYPFILLNLILSCLAAIQAPIIMMSQNRQEAKDRLRSEHDYKINLKAELEIRLLHEKIDHLLMHQNQHLVEIQQLQLDLLEDIMEQLKKKNHA; this is encoded by the coding sequence ATGAGCCACCACCGCGAGCCGTTTGGCGTTTGCCAGGTTACGAAGAAACGTTTGCCGCACCACCTGCTGCTGCCGGGTAAGGCCATTCGGCACCATGTGCTTCAGTTGATTAAGGCGGACTACCCGGATTTTGATGAGGAGAAGTACATTGCCGCTGATGTGGTGGCCAAGTACCGGAAGCTGTACCTGGAGCAGCTGCTGCGGCAGGAACTTGGCGAGCTGACGGAGCTGGAAGAGGAGGTGGTGCGAAGTATAAACCGGGAGGAGTTGCTCTCTTCTAACGTGGAGGAGGACCTGAAAGGGCAAATCAGCCTCGGCGACCGCATGGCAGACCGAATAGCGAGCTTTGGCGGCAGCTGGACCTTCATCCTGATCTTTTTTTCCTTCCTGCTGCTCTGGATGGTGGTAAACGTGTATGTACTGGCCACAAGGCCATTCGACCCTTACCCGTTTATACTGCTAAACCTTATTCTCTCGTGCCTGGCTGCCATACAGGCGCCCATTATTATGATGAGCCAAAATCGGCAGGAGGCCAAAGACCGACTTCGCTCCGAACACGATTATAAGATAAACCTGAAGGCTGAGCTGGAGATCCGGCTGCTGCACGAAAAGATAGACCACCTGCTGATGCACCAGAACCAGCACCTGGTGGAGATACAGCAGCTGCAGCTAGACCTGCTGGAGGACATTATGGAGCAGCTCAAAAAGAAAAACCACGCCTAA
- a CDS encoding DUF3291 domain-containing protein has translation MALSHSPSETPRLTTLTLFGIRSGHIRWGLAQMGTSAPKLQQVPGLLFFKLLGSGHGRGFSIKPNLRRYGLMCTWESEAAADAFLQHSSLIQEYRWHTDEIWTTKLLPYQSHGQWDGREPFAPPLAESYSGGPIAVLTRASINWRALLGFWRFVPQTSTALDTAEGLICSIGLGELPLVRQATFSVWESAEAMKKYAYKNPLHQEVMRRTRSENWYSEELFARFKPTSSQGTWNGVDPLANLPLRQAQDF, from the coding sequence GTGGCCCTTTCGCACAGTCCTTCAGAAACTCCTCGCCTCACCACCCTTACCCTTTTCGGTATCCGCAGCGGCCACATCCGCTGGGGGCTGGCGCAGATGGGCACCTCCGCTCCAAAGCTACAGCAGGTGCCGGGGCTGCTTTTCTTTAAGCTGCTGGGGAGCGGGCACGGCCGGGGCTTCAGTATCAAGCCTAATTTAAGAAGGTACGGGCTCATGTGCACCTGGGAGAGCGAGGCTGCCGCCGATGCCTTTCTGCAGCACTCTTCACTGATCCAGGAGTACAGGTGGCACACCGACGAAATATGGACCACCAAGCTGCTGCCGTATCAATCGCACGGGCAGTGGGACGGGCGGGAGCCCTTCGCTCCTCCTCTGGCCGAAAGCTACAGCGGCGGCCCCATTGCCGTACTGACGCGGGCAAGTATAAACTGGCGGGCTTTGCTGGGTTTCTGGCGTTTTGTGCCCCAAACAAGTACAGCACTGGACACAGCGGAAGGTTTGATCTGCTCCATCGGCCTGGGAGAGCTGCCCCTTGTTAGGCAGGCGACCTTTAGTGTGTGGGAGTCGGCAGAGGCGATGAAAAAGTATGCCTATAAAAACCCGCTGCACCAGGAAGTGATGCGCCGCACGCGCTCCGAGAACTGGTACAGCGAAGAGCTTTTTGCCAGGTTCAAACCCACCAGCAGCCAGGGCACCTGGAACGGAGTGGACCCACTGGCGAACCTGCCCCTGCGGCAGGCGCAGGATTTTTAG
- a CDS encoding pyridoxamine 5'-phosphate oxidase family protein, whose translation MNNDPNTTENLKNLVDKIKDVKIAMMTTVHDDGTLRSRPMKTQKTEADGDLWFFTGYESGKSHEIEHDAHVNLSYAEPSDNLYVSVSGRARVMRDQQKIDELWSADMKAWFPNGKEDKNIGLIRVSIDKAEYWDTPSNTMVTLYGMAKAAITGEPAKGGENKKINL comes from the coding sequence ATGAACAACGACCCAAATACAACAGAGAACTTAAAAAACCTTGTAGATAAGATAAAGGATGTAAAGATTGCCATGATGACCACCGTGCACGATGACGGTACGCTGCGCAGCCGGCCCATGAAAACGCAGAAGACCGAGGCCGACGGGGATCTTTGGTTCTTTACGGGCTACGAGTCCGGCAAATCGCACGAGATTGAGCACGACGCCCATGTAAACCTGAGCTACGCGGAACCGAGCGACAACCTGTATGTTTCGGTATCGGGGAGAGCCCGCGTTATGCGCGACCAGCAGAAGATAGACGAACTGTGGAGCGCTGACATGAAGGCCTGGTTCCCGAACGGAAAAGAAGACAAGAACATCGGCCTCATCCGGGTATCCATAGACAAAGCCGAATACTGGGATACGCCGAGCAACACCATGGTGACGCTGTACGGCATGGCCAAGGCAGCCATCACCGGAGAGCCTGCAAAAGGCGGCGAAAACAAGAAAATCAACCTATAA
- a CDS encoding ACP phosphodiesterase, whose product MNYLAHIYLSGTDEELLLGNFIADAVKGRQAEQYSPGIARGIRLHRLIDTYTDTHPVVGLTKARLRPKYKKFAPVIADMYYDHFLARNFELYAPEPLPDFVQRSYTLIQRNYHVLPPRMQDIFPYMQRQNWLESYAEVAGVAQALTGMSRRTSFVSGMETAAEELVAQYALYHADFEVFFPELEQYVAKAIAQL is encoded by the coding sequence TTGAACTATCTGGCTCACATTTACCTGTCCGGAACCGATGAAGAACTGCTGCTGGGGAATTTTATAGCCGATGCCGTAAAAGGGCGGCAGGCCGAGCAGTACAGCCCCGGTATCGCCAGGGGTATCCGGCTGCACCGCCTCATCGACACCTACACCGACACGCATCCGGTTGTCGGCCTAACCAAGGCCCGCCTGCGGCCAAAGTATAAAAAGTTCGCCCCGGTTATTGCCGACATGTACTATGACCATTTTCTGGCCCGCAACTTTGAGCTATACGCCCCGGAGCCGCTGCCGGACTTTGTGCAGCGCTCCTATACCTTAATCCAGCGGAACTACCACGTGCTGCCGCCGCGCATGCAGGATATCTTCCCGTACATGCAGCGGCAAAACTGGCTGGAGTCCTATGCTGAGGTAGCTGGCGTGGCCCAGGCCCTGACGGGGATGAGCCGCCGCACCTCCTTTGTCTCGGGCATGGAAACAGCCGCCGAAGAGCTGGTGGCCCAGTACGCGCTGTACCACGCTGACTTTGAGGTTTTCTTCCCGGAGCTGGAGCAGTATGTGGCCAAAGCCATTGCGCAGCTGTAG